A stretch of the Capsicum annuum cultivar UCD-10X-F1 chromosome 10, UCD10Xv1.1, whole genome shotgun sequence genome encodes the following:
- the LOC107844380 gene encoding uncharacterized protein LOC107844380 encodes MDETPIVPLPQIKIPPPLPQRLKNKDNDTKFKKFIAKFSNLSVNIPLLEALQEMTGYAKFMKDLVTKKRVMDFETINVTHNCSAILSRTMVVKKEDPSLGSPKPTTIRLLMANHLIKNLVGMLYDVLVKFDQFIFSADFMILDSEVDHEIPIILGRTFLATRRALVYVEYGEMKFWVNDEEVSFNVCKSMKQPMDLQVISVIDVVDDEVDNTAKMDLVNDPLVGVLWNFGSEVVEEYDEVVASLTGLGSYTKNPVKLDLDLKNCDSPPAKPSIIEPPQLKIKPLPSHLQYVFLGKDNTLPIIIASDLEPYQVDTFKSIVKKFIRAIGRTITKIIGILPRICSHKIKINVDRVPSVEHQR; translated from the exons ATGGATGAAACTCCAATTGTTCCATTGCCACAAATCAAAATTCCTCCCCCATTGCCACAAagactcaagaataaggataatgATACCAAGTTTAAGAAGTTTATTGCGAAGTTTAGCAATTTGTCGGTGAATATTCCTTTGCTAGAAGCCTTACAAGAAATGACCggttatgctaaatttatgaaggacttggTTACAAAGAAGCGAGTCATGGATTTTGAAACAATTAACGTAACCCATAATTGTAGTGCTATATTGTCTAGAACaatggtggtgaagaaagaagacCCGa GCTTGGGTTCTCCTAAGCCTACTACTATAAGGCTTCTAATGGCCAATCATTTAATCAAAAATCTCGTTGGTATGTtgtatgatgttttggtgaaattTGACCAGTTTATCTTTTCGGCCGACTTCATGATTCTCGATTCTGAGGTTGATCATGAGATCCCAATCATTCTTGGTAGAACATTCTTAGCTACCAGAAGGGCCTTAGTGTATGTGGAATATGGGGAGATGAAATTTTGGGTGAACGATGAAGAAGTATCCTTCAATGTGTGTAAGTCCATGAAGCAACCCATGGACTTGCAAGTTATTTCGGTGATTGATGTGGTTGATGATGAGGTAGATAACACCGCTAAAATGGATCTTGTGAATGACCCCTTGGTGGGTGTATTGTGGAACTTTGGAAGTGAGGTGgttgaagaatatgatgaggtgGTAGCTTCATTGACGGGTCTTGGATCCTACACCAAGAACCCAGTCAAAttagatcttgatttgaaaaactGTGATAGTCCACCCGCCAAGCCGTCTATTATTGAACCACCTCAACTCAAAATTAAGCCATTACCATCCCATCTCCAATATGTTTTCTTGGGTAAAGATAATACATTGCCAATCATTATAGCAAGTGATCTTGAACCTTATCAAGTGGATACCTTTAAATCAATTGTGAAAAAGTTCATTCGTGCTATCGGACGGACTATCACGAAAATTATAGGCATTCTTCCCAGAATTTGTTCTCATAAAATCAAGATAAATGTTGATCGTGTTCCTAGTGTGGAACACCAAAGGTGA